In the genome of Cuculus canorus isolate bCucCan1 chromosome 28, bCucCan1.pri, whole genome shotgun sequence, one region contains:
- the POGZ gene encoding pogo transposable element with ZNF domain isoform X1, translating into MADTDLFMECEEEELEPWQKISDVIEDSVVEDYNSVDKTATAGNPLVQQSGQPLILAQNPTSGLGTMVTQPVLRPVQIMQNANHVTNSPVPSQPIFITTQGFPVRNVRPVQNTMNQVGIVLNVQQGQTVRPITLVPAPGTQFVKPAVGVPQVFSQMAQVRPGTTMPVRPTTNTFTTVIPATLTIRSTVPQSQAQQQSKSTPSTSTTPTATQPAALGQLTVPQPGQASQATNPKLVSIASFVTVKRPGVSGENSNEVAKLVNTLNTVPSLGQSPGPLVVSNSSPVHGSQRSSVSESSSSSSSKVSSSPIPTFDLQDSGRKVCPRCDAQFRVTEALRGHMCYCCPEMVEFLKKRKPVESEPNSQSAKPPSPEKIAIASPPSSTPIPALSPPAKAPELSESIVDSSQSKLIMLVDDFYYGRDGGKVSQLLNFPKVPTSFRCPHCTKRLKNNIRFMNHMKHHVELDQQNGEVDVHTICQHCYRQFSTPFQLQCHLENVHSPYESTTKCKICEWAFESEPMFLQHMKDTHKPGEMPYVCQVCQYRSSLYSEVDSHFRMIHEDTRHLLCPYCLKVFKNGNAFQQHFMRHQKKSVYHCNKCRLQFLFAKDKIEHKLQHHKTFRKPKQLEGLKPGTKVTIRASRGQPRTVPISSNDMAQGAGHESAPLSSTDPQPIFLYPPVQRNVQKRAVKKMSVLGRQTCLECSFEIPDFPNHFPTYVHCSLCRYSTCCSRAYANHMINNHVPRKSPKYLSLFKNYTACGVKLSCSSCLFVTSEGDAMAKHLVFNPSHEFSNIIFRAPAWMSHSRHVQPQDKSVKNTCPAYSPSKAATVKTKPVLPAKDDLEAELAPAAYERPLLCPEEECLHVGAPEDEQPTKEPEPASRKEQLSVKKLRVVLFALCCSTEQAAEHFRNPQRRIKRWLRKFQAFQEENLASLSEGKYLSLEAEEKLAEWVLMQREQQLPVNEETLFQKATKIGRSLEGGFKISYEWAVRFMLRHNLSTHTRRAVAHPLPKDVEDNASCFIEFVQRQIHTQDLPLSMIAAIDEISLFLDVEVLSSDDRKENALQTVGTGEPWCDVVLTILADGSVLPTLVFYRGRVQQPANVPESVVLEAKENGYSDDEVMELWSSRVWQKHTECQNSKGMLVLDCHRTHLSEEVLSVLSASSTLPAVVPAGCSSKIQPLDVCINRTVKNFLHKKWKEQAKEMADSTCDSDILLQLVLCWLAEVLQVISDSPELVQQSFLVASVLPGPDGTANSPTRNGDMQEELIASLEEQLKLNGEQLEEAAAAGPDRTQAEESANPEILHQLFEGESETESFYGFEDADLDLMEM; encoded by the exons atGGCGGACACGGACCTATTTATGGAatgtgaggaggaggagctggagccatGGCAGAAAATCAGTGATGTGATTGAAGATTCTGTTGTTGAGGATTATAATTCAGTTGATAAAACTGCTACGG CTGGCAACCCCCTGGTGCAGCAGAGCGGGCAGCCGCTCATCCTCGCCCAGAACCCCACCTCGGGCCTGGGCACGATGGTCACGCAGCCAGTCCTGCGGCCTGTGCAGATCATGCAGAATGCCAACCACGTCACCAACTCCCCGGTGCCCAGCCAGCCCATCTTCATAACCACCCAG GGGTTTCCTGTGAGGAACGTGCGGCCTGTACAGAACACGATGAACCAAGTGGGGATTGTTCTGAACGTGCAGCAAGGGCAGACAGTTCGGCCCATCACCCTCGTCCCAG CCCCAGGTACCCAGTTCGTTAAACCAGCGGTTGGCGTTCCTCAGGTGTTCTCTCAGATGGCCCAGGTGAGACCCGGTACAACCATGCCGGTCCGACCCACCACCAACACTTTCACTACGGTCATTCCGGCCACGCTCACCATCCGGAGCACTGTTCCGCAGTCCCAGGCACAACAGCAAAGTAAGTCCACTCCCAGCACCTCCACAACTCCTACTGCGACgcagccagcagcactgggacagTTAACTGTGCCGCAGCCAGGGCAGGCCAGTCAAGCTACTAACCCCAAATTAG TGAGTATCGCAAGCTTTGTGACGGTGAAGAGACCCGGAGTGAGTGGTGAGAACAGCAACGAGGTTGCAAAGCTGGTGAACACCCTGAACACTGTTCCCTCATTAGGACAGAGCCCTGGCCCACTGGTGGTTTCCAACAGCAGCCCTGTGCATGGATCCCAGAGATCCAGTGTGTCAGAGTCATCGTCGTCGTCGTCATCAAAAG TCAGTTCATCTCCTATTCCCACCTTTGATTTGCAAGACAGTGGCAGAAAGGTCTGCCCAAGGTGTGACGCGCAGTTCCGAGTCACTGAAGCTTTAAGAGGACACATGTGT taCTGCTGCCCTGAAATGGTTGAAttcctcaagaaaagaaaacctgtagAATCTGAACCAAATAGTCAATCTGCAAAGCCTCCCTCTCCAGAAAAAATAGCTATTGCTTCACCTCCCTCTTCCACCCCTATCCCTGCGCTGTCCCCGCCTGCTAAAGCTCCGGAGCTGAGTGAAAGCATAGTTGACTCATCCCAAAGTAAGCTCATTATGTTGGTGGATGATTTCTACTACGGCAGAGACGGTGGCAAAGTGAGCCAGCTGCTGAACTTCCCCAAGGTTCCAACTTCCTTCAGGTGTCCGCATTGCACCAAGAGGCTAAAGAACAACATACG ATTCATGAACCACATGAAACACCACGTTGAGCTGGACCAGCAGAATGGGGAGGTTGACGTCCACACCATCTGCCAGCATTGTTACCGGCAGTTCTCCACGCCATTCCAGCTGCAGTGCCACCTGGAGAATGTCCACAGCCCCTACGAGTCCACTA CAAAATGCAAGATCTGTGAGTGGGCGTTTGAGAGCGAGCCAATGTTCCTGCAGCACATGAAGGACACCCACAAGCCCGGCGAGATGCCCTACGTTTGTCAG GTCTGCCAGTACCGTTCCTCGCTCTATTCTGAGGTGGACAGCCATTTCCGAATGATCCACGAAGACACGCGGCACCTGCTCTGCCCCTACTGCCTCAAAGTCTTCAAGAATGGCAACGCCTTCCAGCAGCACTTCATGAGGCACCAG AAGAAGAGCGTTTATCACTGCAACAAATGCAGACTCCAGTTCCTGTTTGCCAAGGATAAAATTGAACACAAGCTGCAGCACCACAAAACTTTCCGAAAGCCCAAACAGTTAGAAGGATTGAAACCTGGAACCAAG GTTACGATCAGGGCGTCCAGAGGGCAGCCGCGGACAGTGCCGATATCCTCCAATGACATGGCGCAGGGCGCTGGGCATGAATCCGCTCCGCTATCGTCTACAGATCCCCAGCCCATCTTCCTGTACCCACCCGTCCAGAGGAACGTCCAGAAGAGAGCGGTCAAAAAAAT GAGCGTCCTAGGCAGGCAGACTTGTCTGGAGTGCAGCTTTGAAATCCCCGACTTCCCGAACCACTTCCCTACCTACGTGCACTGCTCGCTGTGTCGCTACAGCACTTGCTGCTCTCGAGCTTACGCCAACCACATGATCAA CAACCACGTTCCGCGGAAGAGTCCCAAATACCTGTCTCTGTTTAAGAACTACACTGCCTG TGGTGTGAAGCTGTCCTGTTCCTCCTGTCTCTTTGTGACATCCGAGGGTGACGCAATGGCCAAACACCTGGTCTTCAATCCGTCACATGAGTTCAGCAACATTATTTTCCGAG cgCCTGCTTGGATGTCACATTCCAG GCACGTCCAGCCCCAGGACAAGAGCGTGAAGAACACTTGCCCTGCGTATTCCCCAAGTAAAGCTGCTACTGTGAAAACAAAGCCTGTGTTGCCAGCAAAAGATGACCTGGAGGCCGAGCTGGCCCCTGCGGCCTACGAGAGGCCCCTGCTCTGCCCGGAGGAGGAGTGTTTACACGTTGGTGCTCCGGAGGATGAGCAGCCAACCAAGGAGCCCGAGCCAGCGAGCAGAAAGGAGCAGCTCTCAGTTAAAAAGCTGCGGGTCGTACTGTttgctttgtgctgcagcaCGGAACAAGCTGCGGAGCATTTCCGGAACCCGCAGCGGCGGATCAAACGCTGGCTGCGAAAGTTTCAGGCTTTCCAAGAAGAGAACTTGGCGTCCCTGTCGGAGGGCAAGTACCTCAGCCTGGAGGCTGAGGAGAAGCTGGCAGAGTGGGTCCTGATGCAAcgggagcagcagctgcccgTGAACGAGGAGACACTCTTCCAGAAAGCCACCAAGATCGGGCGATCCCTGGAAGGTGGCTTCAAGATCTCCTACGAGTGGGCGGTGCGGTTCATGCTGCGGCACAACCTCAGCACGCACACACGGCGGGCGGTGGCCCACCCGCTTCCCAAGGACGTGGAGGACAATGCCAGCTGCTTCATTGAGTTTGTGCAGCGGCAGATCCACACTCAGGacctgcccctctccatgaTCGCGGCCATTGATGAAATCTCTCTCTTCCTCGACGTGGAGGTGCTGAGCAGCGATGACCGAAAGGAAAACGCTCTGCAGACGGTGGGGACTGGGGAGCCTTGGTGCGACGTCGTCCTCACCATCCTCGCTGACGGAAGCGTTCTCCCAACGCTGGTCTTCTACAGGGGGCGTGTACAGCAGCCCGCCAACGTGCCGGAATCCGTCGTGTTGGAAGCAAAGGAGAACGGATACAGCGACGACGAAGTCATGGAGTTGTGGTCCTCCAGAGTGTGGCAGAAGCACACGGAGTGCCAGAACAGCAAGGGCATGCTGGTGCTGGATTGCCACCGAACGCACCTCTCAGAAGAGGTACTTTCCGTGCTGAGCGCATCCAGCACTCTGCCGGCTGTGGTCCCCGCCGGCTGCAGCTCCAAAATCCAACCGCTGGACGTTTGTATAAACAGGACTGTGAAAAACTTCTTGCATAAAAAATGGAAGGAGCAAGCCAAGGAGATGGCGGACTCCACCTGCGACTCGGACATTCTCCTCCAGctggtgctgtgctggctggCGGAGGTGCTGCAGGTGATCAGTGACTCCCCGGAGCTGGTGCAGCAGTCCTTCCTGGTGGCCAGCGTGTTGCCGGGGCCAGACGGCACAGCCAACTCACCCACGCGCAACGGCGACATGCAGGAGGAGCTGATCGCCTccctggaggagcagctgaagctgaacggggagcagctggaggaggcGGCGGCCGCCGGCCCAGATCGGACCCAGGCCGAGGAGTCAGCGAACCCAGAAATCCTCCACCAGCTCTTCGAGGGGGAGAGCGAGACTGAGTCCTTCTACGGCTTCGAGGATGCCGATTTGGATCTGATGGAAATGTGA
- the POGZ gene encoding pogo transposable element with ZNF domain isoform X2, producing MADTDLFMECEEEELEPWQKISDVIEDSVVEDYNSVDKTATAGNPLVQQSGQPLILAQNPTSGLGTMVTQPVLRPVQIMQNANHVTNSPVPSQPIFITTQGFPVRNVRPVQNTMNQVGIVLNVQQGQTVRPITLVPAPGTQFVKPAVGVPQVFSQMAQVRPGTTMPVRPTTNTFTTVIPATLTIRSTVPQSQAQQQMSIASFVTVKRPGVSGENSNEVAKLVNTLNTVPSLGQSPGPLVVSNSSPVHGSQRSSVSESSSSSSSKVSSSPIPTFDLQDSGRKVCPRCDAQFRVTEALRGHMCYCCPEMVEFLKKRKPVESEPNSQSAKPPSPEKIAIASPPSSTPIPALSPPAKAPELSESIVDSSQSKLIMLVDDFYYGRDGGKVSQLLNFPKVPTSFRCPHCTKRLKNNIRFMNHMKHHVELDQQNGEVDVHTICQHCYRQFSTPFQLQCHLENVHSPYESTTKCKICEWAFESEPMFLQHMKDTHKPGEMPYVCQVCQYRSSLYSEVDSHFRMIHEDTRHLLCPYCLKVFKNGNAFQQHFMRHQKKSVYHCNKCRLQFLFAKDKIEHKLQHHKTFRKPKQLEGLKPGTKVTIRASRGQPRTVPISSNDMAQGAGHESAPLSSTDPQPIFLYPPVQRNVQKRAVKKMSVLGRQTCLECSFEIPDFPNHFPTYVHCSLCRYSTCCSRAYANHMINNHVPRKSPKYLSLFKNYTACGVKLSCSSCLFVTSEGDAMAKHLVFNPSHEFSNIIFRAPAWMSHSRHVQPQDKSVKNTCPAYSPSKAATVKTKPVLPAKDDLEAELAPAAYERPLLCPEEECLHVGAPEDEQPTKEPEPASRKEQLSVKKLRVVLFALCCSTEQAAEHFRNPQRRIKRWLRKFQAFQEENLASLSEGKYLSLEAEEKLAEWVLMQREQQLPVNEETLFQKATKIGRSLEGGFKISYEWAVRFMLRHNLSTHTRRAVAHPLPKDVEDNASCFIEFVQRQIHTQDLPLSMIAAIDEISLFLDVEVLSSDDRKENALQTVGTGEPWCDVVLTILADGSVLPTLVFYRGRVQQPANVPESVVLEAKENGYSDDEVMELWSSRVWQKHTECQNSKGMLVLDCHRTHLSEEVLSVLSASSTLPAVVPAGCSSKIQPLDVCINRTVKNFLHKKWKEQAKEMADSTCDSDILLQLVLCWLAEVLQVISDSPELVQQSFLVASVLPGPDGTANSPTRNGDMQEELIASLEEQLKLNGEQLEEAAAAGPDRTQAEESANPEILHQLFEGESETESFYGFEDADLDLMEM from the exons atGGCGGACACGGACCTATTTATGGAatgtgaggaggaggagctggagccatGGCAGAAAATCAGTGATGTGATTGAAGATTCTGTTGTTGAGGATTATAATTCAGTTGATAAAACTGCTACGG CTGGCAACCCCCTGGTGCAGCAGAGCGGGCAGCCGCTCATCCTCGCCCAGAACCCCACCTCGGGCCTGGGCACGATGGTCACGCAGCCAGTCCTGCGGCCTGTGCAGATCATGCAGAATGCCAACCACGTCACCAACTCCCCGGTGCCCAGCCAGCCCATCTTCATAACCACCCAG GGGTTTCCTGTGAGGAACGTGCGGCCTGTACAGAACACGATGAACCAAGTGGGGATTGTTCTGAACGTGCAGCAAGGGCAGACAGTTCGGCCCATCACCCTCGTCCCAG CCCCAGGTACCCAGTTCGTTAAACCAGCGGTTGGCGTTCCTCAGGTGTTCTCTCAGATGGCCCAGGTGAGACCCGGTACAACCATGCCGGTCCGACCCACCACCAACACTTTCACTACGGTCATTCCGGCCACGCTCACCATCCGGAGCACTGTTCCGCAGTCCCAGGCACAACAGCAAA TGAGTATCGCAAGCTTTGTGACGGTGAAGAGACCCGGAGTGAGTGGTGAGAACAGCAACGAGGTTGCAAAGCTGGTGAACACCCTGAACACTGTTCCCTCATTAGGACAGAGCCCTGGCCCACTGGTGGTTTCCAACAGCAGCCCTGTGCATGGATCCCAGAGATCCAGTGTGTCAGAGTCATCGTCGTCGTCGTCATCAAAAG TCAGTTCATCTCCTATTCCCACCTTTGATTTGCAAGACAGTGGCAGAAAGGTCTGCCCAAGGTGTGACGCGCAGTTCCGAGTCACTGAAGCTTTAAGAGGACACATGTGT taCTGCTGCCCTGAAATGGTTGAAttcctcaagaaaagaaaacctgtagAATCTGAACCAAATAGTCAATCTGCAAAGCCTCCCTCTCCAGAAAAAATAGCTATTGCTTCACCTCCCTCTTCCACCCCTATCCCTGCGCTGTCCCCGCCTGCTAAAGCTCCGGAGCTGAGTGAAAGCATAGTTGACTCATCCCAAAGTAAGCTCATTATGTTGGTGGATGATTTCTACTACGGCAGAGACGGTGGCAAAGTGAGCCAGCTGCTGAACTTCCCCAAGGTTCCAACTTCCTTCAGGTGTCCGCATTGCACCAAGAGGCTAAAGAACAACATACG ATTCATGAACCACATGAAACACCACGTTGAGCTGGACCAGCAGAATGGGGAGGTTGACGTCCACACCATCTGCCAGCATTGTTACCGGCAGTTCTCCACGCCATTCCAGCTGCAGTGCCACCTGGAGAATGTCCACAGCCCCTACGAGTCCACTA CAAAATGCAAGATCTGTGAGTGGGCGTTTGAGAGCGAGCCAATGTTCCTGCAGCACATGAAGGACACCCACAAGCCCGGCGAGATGCCCTACGTTTGTCAG GTCTGCCAGTACCGTTCCTCGCTCTATTCTGAGGTGGACAGCCATTTCCGAATGATCCACGAAGACACGCGGCACCTGCTCTGCCCCTACTGCCTCAAAGTCTTCAAGAATGGCAACGCCTTCCAGCAGCACTTCATGAGGCACCAG AAGAAGAGCGTTTATCACTGCAACAAATGCAGACTCCAGTTCCTGTTTGCCAAGGATAAAATTGAACACAAGCTGCAGCACCACAAAACTTTCCGAAAGCCCAAACAGTTAGAAGGATTGAAACCTGGAACCAAG GTTACGATCAGGGCGTCCAGAGGGCAGCCGCGGACAGTGCCGATATCCTCCAATGACATGGCGCAGGGCGCTGGGCATGAATCCGCTCCGCTATCGTCTACAGATCCCCAGCCCATCTTCCTGTACCCACCCGTCCAGAGGAACGTCCAGAAGAGAGCGGTCAAAAAAAT GAGCGTCCTAGGCAGGCAGACTTGTCTGGAGTGCAGCTTTGAAATCCCCGACTTCCCGAACCACTTCCCTACCTACGTGCACTGCTCGCTGTGTCGCTACAGCACTTGCTGCTCTCGAGCTTACGCCAACCACATGATCAA CAACCACGTTCCGCGGAAGAGTCCCAAATACCTGTCTCTGTTTAAGAACTACACTGCCTG TGGTGTGAAGCTGTCCTGTTCCTCCTGTCTCTTTGTGACATCCGAGGGTGACGCAATGGCCAAACACCTGGTCTTCAATCCGTCACATGAGTTCAGCAACATTATTTTCCGAG cgCCTGCTTGGATGTCACATTCCAG GCACGTCCAGCCCCAGGACAAGAGCGTGAAGAACACTTGCCCTGCGTATTCCCCAAGTAAAGCTGCTACTGTGAAAACAAAGCCTGTGTTGCCAGCAAAAGATGACCTGGAGGCCGAGCTGGCCCCTGCGGCCTACGAGAGGCCCCTGCTCTGCCCGGAGGAGGAGTGTTTACACGTTGGTGCTCCGGAGGATGAGCAGCCAACCAAGGAGCCCGAGCCAGCGAGCAGAAAGGAGCAGCTCTCAGTTAAAAAGCTGCGGGTCGTACTGTttgctttgtgctgcagcaCGGAACAAGCTGCGGAGCATTTCCGGAACCCGCAGCGGCGGATCAAACGCTGGCTGCGAAAGTTTCAGGCTTTCCAAGAAGAGAACTTGGCGTCCCTGTCGGAGGGCAAGTACCTCAGCCTGGAGGCTGAGGAGAAGCTGGCAGAGTGGGTCCTGATGCAAcgggagcagcagctgcccgTGAACGAGGAGACACTCTTCCAGAAAGCCACCAAGATCGGGCGATCCCTGGAAGGTGGCTTCAAGATCTCCTACGAGTGGGCGGTGCGGTTCATGCTGCGGCACAACCTCAGCACGCACACACGGCGGGCGGTGGCCCACCCGCTTCCCAAGGACGTGGAGGACAATGCCAGCTGCTTCATTGAGTTTGTGCAGCGGCAGATCCACACTCAGGacctgcccctctccatgaTCGCGGCCATTGATGAAATCTCTCTCTTCCTCGACGTGGAGGTGCTGAGCAGCGATGACCGAAAGGAAAACGCTCTGCAGACGGTGGGGACTGGGGAGCCTTGGTGCGACGTCGTCCTCACCATCCTCGCTGACGGAAGCGTTCTCCCAACGCTGGTCTTCTACAGGGGGCGTGTACAGCAGCCCGCCAACGTGCCGGAATCCGTCGTGTTGGAAGCAAAGGAGAACGGATACAGCGACGACGAAGTCATGGAGTTGTGGTCCTCCAGAGTGTGGCAGAAGCACACGGAGTGCCAGAACAGCAAGGGCATGCTGGTGCTGGATTGCCACCGAACGCACCTCTCAGAAGAGGTACTTTCCGTGCTGAGCGCATCCAGCACTCTGCCGGCTGTGGTCCCCGCCGGCTGCAGCTCCAAAATCCAACCGCTGGACGTTTGTATAAACAGGACTGTGAAAAACTTCTTGCATAAAAAATGGAAGGAGCAAGCCAAGGAGATGGCGGACTCCACCTGCGACTCGGACATTCTCCTCCAGctggtgctgtgctggctggCGGAGGTGCTGCAGGTGATCAGTGACTCCCCGGAGCTGGTGCAGCAGTCCTTCCTGGTGGCCAGCGTGTTGCCGGGGCCAGACGGCACAGCCAACTCACCCACGCGCAACGGCGACATGCAGGAGGAGCTGATCGCCTccctggaggagcagctgaagctgaacggggagcagctggaggaggcGGCGGCCGCCGGCCCAGATCGGACCCAGGCCGAGGAGTCAGCGAACCCAGAAATCCTCCACCAGCTCTTCGAGGGGGAGAGCGAGACTGAGTCCTTCTACGGCTTCGAGGATGCCGATTTGGATCTGATGGAAATGTGA